The Sulfurimonas aquatica genomic sequence AACTCTTTTTCTCTTGGAGCGCTAATTCAAGATGGAGATGCTAAAAATATTTTATACTTTAACTACACTCTCTCATTTTAAGATATAAGTTTAAGTTAGTTAGTTAGTTTTTAGTTTTGTGCAAAATCCTCAAGATTTCTTAAAATCTTACTTAACTCTAGTATACTTGAAGCATGATCCTCTCCATTGTCATTATGCACTCTCTCTTGAATATCTGTTGCAATCTTTGTTATCTCATCAAAACACATCGAACTACTAGCACCCTTTAATTTATGAGCTAAAAGGAGTAGTGTTGTATTATTATTCTCACTCTGTGCTTTAAACATATCTTTTATAACTTGAGCCATGGTACTTAAAAACTTCTCAAACAGCTTCATTATAATGTCATCAGATAACTCTAAGACCACACTAGCTTTATCAAGACATTTTTGTATCTCATCATGTTCATTATACTTCGCATCTCTCTCTATAGTGTTTTGTATATCTTCTACATCTACATTAAACAGTTCATTAAGTAGAGTAAGAATATCTCTCGCATGAAATGGCTTTCCAATATGTGAGTGCATGCCTATCTCTTTGTAGATAGCTATGTCATTTTCAAGTACGTTTGAAGTCATTGCAACAATAGGCGTACTGATATTTAATGAATCTTCTAAGATTTTTTTTGTAGCTTTTATTCCATCCATCTCAGGCATATTAATATCCATAAAGATAAGATCATATTTTCTCACTTTAGCCTCATTAAATACTTTCTCTCCATTATCTACAATAGTAGTTTGGATATCTACTTTATTTAATATTTCATAGAGTAACATTTGATTGACTTCATTATCCTCAGCTATTAAAACATTAATACCTGTAAATCTCATCAGCTCGTTTGATAGACTTTCTTCTACTTTAATGTGTTCAAAAATAATATTATAAAGAGTACTAGGACACTCTTGAAATGAGTTTATATACTTTAAATTTGAGTAATTAGATAGATTTTCATAGTAAGCATCAATACATATAATAAAATAACTCTCATCATTTAATGATTTATAGAGTGCGTTAGCTTCTTGAGCATTAAAAAGTATAATAATTCGAGACTCTTTATTCAAGTCGTTCTTATCTTTTAGTGTATGTGTATGAACATTAAACTTACTTAAGTATGTAGTAACCATATCACTATATTCACTATCATAAATTACTTGAATGAAACTATCTTGTAAGCTCGTTTGTAATGTGGGTTGTTTTCCTATAGACTTATTTGCCCTAAGAACAAATGAAAACTCGCTTCCAAGATATTTTTCACTCTTAAGCTCTATCTTAGCACCCATAAGTTTTACAAGTGAAGCGCTAATGCTCAGACCTAAACCTGTACCACCAAACTTACGTGTTGTGGAGTTATCTTCTTGAGAAAATGCTTCAAATATCTTCTCTTGGCGCTCTTTAGAGATACCAACTCCATTATCTTTTACTGAAAACCGGATTGTCTGAACTCTATTACTTGATTTCATCAAGCTAGCTTTTATTGTTATTTTACCGCCCTCTTGAGTAAACTTTATGGCGTTATTGACAAGGTTTGATATTACCTGTTTTAGGTGATATCCATCCATAACTAAGTACTCATATATCTCTAAATCTATATCTAATATAAATGAGATATTTTTCTTTTTAGTCACTGGAGTAAAGTTCATATAAAGATGTTGCATCTCTTGAAATAGATTTACATCCGTAAGTTCTATCTCTAACTTTTTATTTTCAATTTTTGAGAAATCTAATATTTTATTAACAACGTCCAAAAGCATCTCAGCAGATTTTTTGATAATATCTACATAACCATGCTGCTTAGAGTTAAGTTTACACCCTTCAAGTAACTCAGTAAAGCCTATTATCCCATTCATTGGTGTTCTAATTTCATGCGACATATTTGCTATAAAATTTGACTTAGCTACTATCGCCTCTTCAGCAACTATTCTCGCCTTTTCAAAATTTGTAATATCTGTTAGTGTTGAAATATATAGACCTTGAGTGCTATCTACAGACATCTTTTTTGTGTTTACATTAAAGGTTAAAACTTCACTCTTTTTATCTAGCATATATACTTGCTGTGTAAGATTCTCACTCCCTACAAAAAAATCATCTAAGTGACACTCATCATCACAGCCTATACTTTTTCCACTACTATCTACATACATATCACATATGCAATCATACTTAGATAAGAACTCTTCCATATCTCTAAAATCAAAAGTCTCAAAGAATTTTTTATTTAGATATTCTACCTGTCCATTTTTTTGGATTAAAGCAACGATGCTCTCTAAATTATCAAGTATATTGTACAAATACTCAGCCATAGCTGTTGGGTCTTTTGTATCTATTTGTATATGAGCATTATTCTTTTCATCTGCATTATATGTATCAGTTACATTTTTCATGCTAAAGATTACTCCGTAATATTATTTTTTAACAAATTTCATACTTTATTGTCTATAATATTATCCTTGTTAATATAAAATGATGCTTTGATGAGTAGTAATACTTTTATAAAGATTAGTTATATATGCTTGAATCTATTGCAGGAAAGGTAGAGAGGGGGATAAAGATGTAGAGAGCTTTAATGACATATGTGATTATTATGAGATATTATCCTCACTCATCTCATTTTTATTCTCTCCACAGCAGACTACTCTATTACGACCTTCGTTTTTAGCTATGTAGAGTGCATTGTCCGCACACTTTATAACCTCATGAGCTTCTTTAAAATCACTTGAACACTCAGCAACCCCGATACTCACAGTAATATGCAAGTCAGAAACATTGCTATGCTTTTGAGAGTCTACAATATTCATTTTCTCTATAAATTGACGTAAACGCTCTGCTAAGTTAGTAGAAGCCTCTTCGCTAGTTGATGGACAGACAACAACAAGTTCCTCTCCACCATAACGTGCAACACAGTCACCATCTCTTACATAGTTCTTTATACCTTGACCTAACGTTCTTAAAACCTCATCACCAATGTCGTGACCATAATTATCATTTATCTTTTTAAAGTGGTCCACATCAATCATAAGTACAGAAAATGGTACTCCAAAGTGTTCAAACTTTGCAAACTCCTCTTTTACTCTCTCGTCCAAATGGCGACGATTTCGGATATTCATCAGTGAATCTGTACTATTTTCATACTCAAGTACATCTATGCGTCTTATGTCTCTTGTTGTCTCAAGAGAGAGCATTGATATCATCAGAACAAAGATAGCTCCACCAAGCAGTAAGGTTGAAACAACTGTCTCACTAGCAAAGCCATCACCAAATCTATGTTGATATATTACATGAAGATAACCACCAATAAACAAGATGATAACTAGGCTTAAAATCTTCCACTTTCTTAAAACTTGACCCTCAGGTAGTTCTAAAATAATTTTTCTCACAGATATAAGAGCTGTCATAATAAGGAGTAGTCCTATAATGTCAAAGTTTTGCACTAGCATCTGGAGTGTTTCTTGCATATCTATTCCAATAATTTATTTAGTATAGATATTATAGCCCTTCCCTCTCTAAATGTAAATAGGGGATTTTTAAGGGGATTTTCACTAAAATCACTACTAAAGTTTAAATACTAGGCTTAAAAAAAAGTCTATTATATGGAAAAAAATGCTCAAAAAAATACTTATTTTATCTCTACTCTTACCTGTTTATCTTTTGAGTTCTACTATCAATATAGCCGTTGCTACAAACGTTAGCTATGCTATGGATGAGTTAAAAAAAGAGTTTCATAACTTATACCCAGATATCAA encodes the following:
- a CDS encoding hybrid sensor histidine kinase/response regulator, with protein sequence MKNVTDTYNADEKNNAHIQIDTKDPTAMAEYLYNILDNLESIVALIQKNGQVEYLNKKFFETFDFRDMEEFLSKYDCICDMYVDSSGKSIGCDDECHLDDFFVGSENLTQQVYMLDKKSEVLTFNVNTKKMSVDSTQGLYISTLTDITNFEKARIVAEEAIVAKSNFIANMSHEIRTPMNGIIGFTELLEGCKLNSKQHGYVDIIKKSAEMLLDVVNKILDFSKIENKKLEIELTDVNLFQEMQHLYMNFTPVTKKKNISFILDIDLEIYEYLVMDGYHLKQVISNLVNNAIKFTQEGGKITIKASLMKSSNRVQTIRFSVKDNGVGISKERQEKIFEAFSQEDNSTTRKFGGTGLGLSISASLVKLMGAKIELKSEKYLGSEFSFVLRANKSIGKQPTLQTSLQDSFIQVIYDSEYSDMVTTYLSKFNVHTHTLKDKNDLNKESRIIILFNAQEANALYKSLNDESYFIICIDAYYENLSNYSNLKYINSFQECPSTLYNIIFEHIKVEESLSNELMRFTGINVLIAEDNEVNQMLLYEILNKVDIQTTIVDNGEKVFNEAKVRKYDLIFMDINMPEMDGIKATKKILEDSLNISTPIVAMTSNVLENDIAIYKEIGMHSHIGKPFHARDILTLLNELFNVDVEDIQNTIERDAKYNEHDEIQKCLDKASVVLELSDDIIMKLFEKFLSTMAQVIKDMFKAQSENNNTTLLLLAHKLKGASSSMCFDEITKIATDIQERVHNDNGEDHASSILELSKILRNLEDFAQN
- a CDS encoding GGDEF domain-containing protein; this translates as MQETLQMLVQNFDIIGLLLIMTALISVRKIILELPEGQVLRKWKILSLVIILFIGGYLHVIYQHRFGDGFASETVVSTLLLGGAIFVLMISMLSLETTRDIRRIDVLEYENSTDSLMNIRNRRHLDERVKEEFAKFEHFGVPFSVLMIDVDHFKKINDNYGHDIGDEVLRTLGQGIKNYVRDGDCVARYGGEELVVVCPSTSEEASTNLAERLRQFIEKMNIVDSQKHSNVSDLHITVSIGVAECSSDFKEAHEVIKCADNALYIAKNEGRNRVVCCGENKNEMSEDNIS